Proteins from a genomic interval of Methanobacteriaceae archaeon:
- a CDS encoding DUF1743 domain-containing protein gives MEILTPQDLKEKFNDPWIAPYQKVLTMVDQEQVEIVEYHPCVSGSHWIVHQYQRTSELILKSYRDGNKHVFITKIGKTPLELKASINAAGIEEVAVEGNEVRVVHAGLAGAGVGAAMCRGMAEGVKRVELYDVGGGSKMGKAAVITPKLEKIVLGVDDTDTKDEGATWTMAHNMAMDLAKQGFQYLDHVIVQLYPHNPHKTQNCVSIALTFAVKPGEKDKLVKKAQEILKEKTLSEKTSIAVLEGISIPKALREYAERTKKSMITVEEAESVAKEVGVELIEVTGSHGKIGALAALGLYDDVDEAVKVYY, from the coding sequence ATGGAAATTTTGACTCCTCAAGATCTAAAAGAAAAATTCAACGACCCCTGGATAGCTCCTTATCAAAAAGTTCTCACCATGGTTGATCAAGAGCAGGTAGAAATCGTAGAATATCATCCCTGTGTATCTGGTTCGCACTGGATAGTTCACCAATATCAAAGAACCAGTGAATTAATCCTAAAATCTTATCGAGACGGAAATAAACACGTTTTTATTACTAAGATAGGGAAAACACCTCTGGAATTAAAGGCCAGCATAAATGCTGCAGGAATAGAAGAAGTAGCCGTAGAAGGAAATGAAGTCCGTGTGGTCCATGCGGGACTAGCTGGTGCAGGAGTAGGGGCTGCTATGTGTCGGGGGATGGCCGAGGGAGTAAAAAGAGTTGAATTATATGATGTAGGTGGCGGGTCAAAAATGGGAAAAGCTGCAGTTATAACCCCTAAACTTGAAAAAATAGTCTTAGGTGTGGATGACACAGATACTAAAGATGAAGGTGCTACTTGGACCATGGCCCATAATATGGCTATGGATTTAGCCAAACAAGGCTTTCAATATTTAGATCATGTTATTGTACAATTATATCCTCACAATCCCCATAAAACTCAAAATTGCGTTTCTATTGCACTCACCTTTGCTGTAAAACCTGGCGAAAAAGATAAGTTGGTTAAAAAAGCTCAGGAAATTTTAAAAGAAAAAACATTGTCCGAAAAAACATCTATTGCTGTTTTAGAAGGTATATCAATTCCTAAGGCTCTAAGAGAATATGCTGAAAGAACTAAAAAATCTATGATAACTGTTGAAGAAGCGGAATCCGTTGCCAAAGAGGTAGGGGTGGAATTAATTGAAGTTACAGGTTCACATGGAAAAATAGGTGCACTTGCGGCATTAGGATTATATGATGATGTGGATGAAGCCGTGAAAGTCTATTATTAA
- a CDS encoding glycosyltransferase translates to MQNLSCLILIIVFLLAAIKNNGNGSHLRVSVVIPAYNEEENVAHVVKTALSCKYVQEVLVVDDGSFDNTYEKAKIAGASIIRHTTNQGKGAALKTGFKHSNGDIVAFIDADLENLTINQVDNMIKPILDGKADITKTKFKREGGRVTELTAKPLLNFFFPEVKFDQPLSGQFAAKRTALNKIRFEEDYGVDVGIVLDADVQGLRIKEVDIGDIKHQMSNLADLNVVANEVVRTIVDRAMEYGRVTMMDSMGKYIRMGILGLSLSSLGVFGVFFIRVIPATIWIIISLVGMVLAIYYIFKLIKRSIHMLMRHEGRTQSLKSFTYMHFPILVSGIILIAMLSTLLGAVHVDDGKISIEPNSGNLIIWKNSSDNRTFDVRGPYTVDSALENENISIRMSREAIATLGLNYGDKLYIAGQGYVLNQPRPGEDNIIRIPLQARQSLYIDVGDSIQDGNLRKVFNNIYAQKNVSTEESTANNITLQEGIIIQNNEAVGRKVDIYVDNEKLATTSGLMDNGSYNIYINDLKVKTIQFTDKRSLNEYFVQWGTHEIKIEIGDYATTDVKFATASVGKFLNFNINGTLN, encoded by the coding sequence GTGCAAAATTTGTCCTGCTTGATTCTAATCATCGTTTTCCTATTAGCTGCCATAAAGAATAATGGTAATGGGTCCCACTTGCGAGTTTCTGTGGTAATACCTGCATATAATGAAGAAGAAAATGTGGCGCATGTTGTGAAAACTGCTCTTTCCTGTAAATATGTTCAGGAAGTATTGGTTGTAGATGATGGGTCCTTTGATAATACTTATGAAAAGGCAAAAATAGCAGGGGCCAGTATAATAAGACATACTACCAACCAAGGTAAGGGTGCAGCTCTTAAAACGGGTTTTAAACATTCAAATGGTGATATTGTCGCGTTTATAGATGCAGATTTAGAAAATCTAACCATTAATCAGGTTGATAATATGATCAAACCTATTTTAGATGGAAAAGCAGATATCACCAAAACTAAATTTAAAAGAGAAGGTGGAAGGGTAACGGAATTAACTGCCAAACCTCTTTTGAACTTCTTTTTTCCAGAAGTAAAGTTTGATCAGCCCCTCAGTGGACAATTCGCGGCTAAAAGAACGGCCCTGAATAAAATAAGATTTGAAGAGGACTATGGGGTTGATGTGGGTATTGTACTGGATGCAGATGTTCAGGGTCTTCGCATTAAGGAAGTAGACATAGGAGATATTAAGCACCAGATGTCTAATCTAGCAGACCTGAATGTAGTGGCCAATGAAGTGGTGCGAACTATTGTGGATCGGGCTATGGAATATGGTCGGGTGACCATGATGGATTCCATGGGGAAATACATTCGCATGGGCATATTAGGGCTTTCTTTATCATCTTTAGGTGTTTTTGGAGTATTTTTCATTAGAGTAATTCCAGCTACTATCTGGATAATAATATCTCTAGTGGGCATGGTATTGGCGATATATTACATTTTTAAACTGATTAAAAGGTCTATCCACATGCTGATGCGGCATGAAGGAAGAACTCAGTCACTAAAATCTTTTACATATATGCATTTCCCTATACTGGTGTCAGGAATCATTTTGATTGCCATGCTTTCTACACTTTTAGGGGCAGTGCATGTTGATGACGGTAAAATTTCTATAGAACCAAATTCTGGAAATCTAATTATATGGAAGAATTCTTCTGACAATAGAACATTTGATGTTCGTGGCCCTTATACTGTAGATAGTGCTTTGGAAAATGAAAATATTAGTATAAGGATGTCTAGAGAAGCTATAGCTACTTTAGGTCTTAATTATGGGGATAAACTTTATATTGCTGGACAGGGATATGTTTTGAACCAGCCTCGGCCAGGGGAAGATAATATAATTAGAATACCCTTGCAAGCCCGCCAGAGCTTGTATATTGATGTAGGAGATTCCATACAGGATGGAAATCTGCGTAAAGTTTTTAATAATATTTATGCTCAAAAAAATGTTTCTACTGAGGAATCAACTGCCAATAACATTACTCTCCAAGAAGGAATAATAATTCAAAATAATGAAGCAGTTGGTAGAAAGGTTGATATTTATGTGGATAATGAAAAATTGGCCACTACATCTGGTTTAATGGACAATGGATCTTATAATATTTATATCAATGATTTAAAGGTAAAAACTATTCAATTCACCGATAAACGTAGTTTGAATGAATATTTTGTTCAGTGGGGAACTCATGAGATTAAAATTGAAATCGGAGACTATGCAACCACTGATGTAAAATTTGCAACTGCATCAGTGGGTAAATTTTTAAATTTTAATATAAATGGAACCCTTAACTAA
- the purE gene encoding 5-(carboxyamino)imidazole ribonucleotide mutase, giving the protein MKPKVMILLGSASDFKIAEKALDILEQLEIPYDIRIASAHRTHEKVKQIVLESTLRGVEVFIGIAGLSAHLPGMIAANTHRPVVGVPVDVKIGGLDALFASSQMPFPAPVATVGIDRGDNGALLAAQIIGIHDKDVRKRVSGLRHGFYEKVQRDEYQLLNNIEGNYYTPVNIEMPDIDKGLFPVSSPENSDSETPMVAVIPGSYSDMKIAKKTTMFLERMGISYDMNVISPVRYPGRFEEYMERMADVKLFIAISGLSAHVTGAVVALSEKPVIGVPCPMRMGGLDALLSMVNMPPGVPVGTVGVANGGNAAVLAAEMLGIGDQKLENRVKRLKSKSSDFG; this is encoded by the coding sequence TTGAAACCTAAAGTTATGATATTACTAGGAAGCGCATCTGATTTTAAAATAGCAGAAAAAGCTCTGGATATTTTAGAGCAGTTAGAGATTCCTTATGACATTAGAATAGCCTCTGCTCACCGTACCCATGAAAAAGTGAAACAAATTGTACTGGAATCAACTCTTAGAGGTGTTGAAGTATTTATTGGAATTGCAGGACTATCGGCCCACCTTCCAGGGATGATTGCCGCTAATACTCATCGTCCAGTGGTGGGAGTTCCAGTTGATGTTAAAATAGGTGGTTTAGATGCCCTTTTTGCCTCATCACAAATGCCATTTCCAGCGCCAGTAGCTACTGTAGGAATTGATAGGGGAGATAATGGGGCTCTTTTAGCAGCCCAAATTATTGGAATTCATGACAAAGATGTTAGAAAGAGAGTTTCTGGCCTTAGACATGGTTTCTATGAGAAAGTTCAAAGGGATGAGTACCAGTTATTAAATAACATTGAAGGAAACTATTACACCCCAGTCAATATTGAAATGCCAGATATTGATAAAGGTTTGTTTCCAGTTTCATCGCCAGAAAATTCTGATTCAGAGACTCCTATGGTTGCAGTGATCCCCGGGAGCTATTCCGACATGAAAATTGCTAAGAAAACTACTATGTTTTTGGAGAGAATGGGAATATCCTACGATATGAACGTCATCTCCCCAGTAAGATATCCTGGTCGATTTGAAGAGTATATGGAAAGAATGGCTGACGTTAAACTATTTATAGCTATAAGTGGACTTTCTGCACATGTTACTGGGGCAGTAGTGGCCTTAAGCGAAAAACCAGTTATTGGCGTTCCTTGTCCTATGAGGATGGGTGGACTAGATGCATTGTTATCTATGGTAAATATGCCACCAGGTGTTCCCGTGGGTACGGTAGGTGTGGCAAATGGAGGTAATGCTGCAGTTTTAGCTGCTGAGATGCTAGGAATAGGGGATCAGAAACTTGAAAATAGAGTTAAACGCTTAAAAAGTAAGTCATCTGACTTTGGATGA
- a CDS encoding UbiD family decarboxylase, which translates to MKEFLKIIEKDFGVVRIDNEVSSVFEAAKILREHPKEAVILENVKESDIPVISGICNTRDKIARALNTDVAGITHRIIQGMETPKAVQNIGKISENYSTSMANLSKLPIITHYQRDGGPYITAGVIFARDPESKTRNASIHRMLVLDDNHLTVRIVPRHLYTYHQRAEALGKDLDIAIAIGMNPATLLATTTSIPITADEMEVANSFHNGNMKLVKCENSDLEVPEAEIILEGKLLANKRANEGPFVDLTDTYDVIRQEPVIELDKMHIKDDAMYHAILPAGFEHRLLQGLPQEPRIYQAVQNTVPTVKNVVLTEGGCCWLHAAVSIQKQTQGDGKNVIMAALAAHPSLKHVVVVDEDIDIFDPEDLEYAMATRVKGDDDILIVPKARGSSLDPAALPDGTTTKVGVDATKPLDKKEKFERVSLSE; encoded by the coding sequence ATGAAAGAATTTTTAAAAATTATTGAAAAGGATTTTGGAGTAGTGAGAATAGATAATGAAGTTTCTAGCGTATTTGAAGCTGCTAAAATATTAAGAGAGCATCCTAAAGAAGCAGTTATACTTGAAAATGTGAAAGAATCAGATATTCCGGTCATTTCAGGTATTTGTAACACCAGAGACAAAATTGCTAGGGCTTTAAATACTGATGTAGCAGGAATCACCCACAGAATCATTCAGGGAATGGAAACTCCAAAAGCAGTACAGAATATTGGAAAAATTTCTGAAAATTATAGTACTTCAATGGCCAATTTAAGTAAATTACCTATAATCACCCATTATCAGCGTGATGGTGGCCCATATATCACAGCAGGTGTTATTTTTGCCCGAGATCCTGAAAGTAAAACTAGAAATGCTTCTATTCACCGGATGCTGGTACTGGATGATAATCATCTCACCGTTCGAATAGTACCTCGGCATTTATACACCTATCACCAGCGGGCCGAGGCCTTAGGAAAAGATCTGGATATTGCTATTGCCATTGGAATGAATCCAGCGACTTTACTGGCCACTACTACATCCATACCCATTACTGCTGATGAAATGGAAGTGGCCAACAGTTTCCACAATGGAAATATGAAACTGGTAAAATGTGAAAATTCTGATTTAGAAGTTCCAGAAGCAGAAATAATATTGGAAGGAAAACTTTTGGCTAATAAAAGAGCAAATGAAGGACCATTTGTTGATTTAACAGATACTTATGATGTTATACGGCAGGAACCAGTTATAGAACTTGATAAAATGCATATAAAAGATGATGCTATGTATCACGCCATTTTACCTGCTGGATTTGAGCACCGCTTACTACAAGGCCTTCCTCAAGAGCCAAGAATTTACCAGGCTGTGCAAAATACTGTTCCTACAGTTAAAAATGTGGTTTTAACTGAAGGAGGTTGCTGTTGGTTGCATGCAGCAGTATCCATTCAAAAACAGACACAAGGCGATGGTAAAAATGTTATTATGGCTGCTTTAGCCGCCCATCCATCTTTAAAACACGTAGTGGTAGTTGATGAGGATATTGATATTTTTGACCCGGAAGATTTGGAATATGCTATGGCCACTCGTGTAAAAGGAGATGATGATATTCTTATTGTTCCTAAGGCTCGTGGTTCTTCTTTAGATCCGGCTGCATTACCCGATGGAACTACTACAAAGGTAGGGGTAGATGCTACCAAGCCTTTAGACAAGAAAGAGAAGTTTGAAAGGGTTAGTTTGTCTGAATAA
- the amrS gene encoding AmmeMemoRadiSam system radical SAM enzyme — MKIETLLYDKLDENKTQCNVCQRKCIISDGNCGFCLTRENNNGNLYNLTYGSVSSSGVDPIEKKPLFHFLPGSQVYSLGTVGCNLGCKHCQNWRIARATVESIYTQEISPETSIKLAQEYRCKSIAWTYNEPTMWLEYTIDSAKLAQKENLNTIYVTNGYMTPESLELIGPHLDAANVDLKGMSDKFYREICNARLNPVLENIMWMHDKGIHLEVTNLIIPGYNDSEEDLKSLIKFMVEEVGSEVPIHFTRFFPHYKMENVAPTPIETLIKARKIAKDAGIKYVYVGNAPGLDGENTYCYNCGKLLIERNGYGLGPIRIDENKKCSECGAKINIKI; from the coding sequence ATGAAAATTGAAACTTTACTTTATGATAAGTTAGATGAAAATAAGACACAATGTAATGTATGTCAGCGTAAATGCATTATTTCAGATGGAAATTGCGGTTTTTGTTTAACTCGAGAAAATAATAATGGAAATTTATATAATCTTACCTACGGGTCCGTCTCTTCTTCGGGAGTAGATCCCATTGAAAAAAAACCATTATTCCATTTTCTTCCTGGTTCGCAGGTTTATTCTCTGGGAACGGTAGGTTGCAATTTAGGTTGCAAGCACTGTCAAAACTGGAGAATTGCCCGGGCCACGGTGGAAAGTATTTATACTCAGGAAATCTCCCCAGAAACTTCTATAAAACTAGCCCAAGAATATCGGTGCAAATCCATTGCCTGGACCTACAATGAACCAACTATGTGGCTGGAATACACCATAGATTCTGCTAAACTGGCCCAGAAAGAGAATTTAAACACGATTTATGTCACCAATGGATATATGACTCCGGAATCTCTGGAACTTATTGGCCCACATCTTGATGCGGCCAATGTGGATTTAAAGGGTATGTCTGATAAATTCTACCGTGAAATATGTAATGCTCGACTTAATCCAGTACTGGAGAATATTATGTGGATGCATGATAAGGGAATTCATCTGGAAGTTACCAATTTAATAATTCCAGGATATAATGATTCAGAAGAAGATTTAAAATCTTTAATTAAGTTTATGGTCGAAGAAGTAGGTTCAGAGGTTCCTATCCACTTTACCAGATTTTTTCCACACTATAAAATGGAAAATGTGGCCCCTACACCAATTGAAACTCTAATAAAGGCCCGAAAAATAGCCAAGGATGCGGGAATTAAATATGTATATGTGGGCAATGCTCCCGGCCTTGATGGAGAGAATACTTATTGCTATAATTGTGGAAAATTACTGATTGAGAGAAATGGCTATGGATTAGGCCCTATTAGAATTGATGAGAATAAAAAATGTTCTGAATGTGGAGCAAAAATCAACATAAAAATTTAA
- the thiL gene encoding thiamine-phosphate kinase, protein MSSKKPLISDLGEKKLIDLIIQKARLCQKDYFSTHPQIRDSLGDDAALMEVNSKYLVSTSDMLLQESHFPPQMTHRQMGWKIVTVNVSDLAAMGAHPRGILISMGLPRDMTMEQFNELVEGILDACTYYETPLIGGDTNESPQIVLNGTALGEVNNEKVLMKKTPQKGNLIAVTGPLGLAAAGFEVLLAEDNDSLKKIELLKGEFVEKAVNHALEPRARIKEGIIASESKIVTACTDITDGLASELYEMLKPENTIGIRIYEDKIPSHSLVEEVGKITGKKLHQMTLYYGEDFELLLTVKKDEIGVLKNLMNVYVIGEVTDSAHVEIVDKDGKTSILPPGGYQHLGG, encoded by the coding sequence ATGTCCTCTAAAAAACCTTTAATTTCTGATTTAGGTGAAAAAAAGCTGATTGATTTGATCATACAGAAAGCTCGGCTTTGTCAAAAAGACTATTTCTCAACACATCCCCAGATTAGGGACAGCTTAGGAGATGACGCTGCACTAATGGAAGTTAATTCTAAATATCTAGTAAGCACCTCGGATATGCTATTACAGGAATCTCATTTTCCCCCACAAATGACTCATCGCCAAATGGGCTGGAAGATCGTCACGGTGAATGTCAGTGACCTGGCAGCCATGGGGGCCCATCCCAGAGGTATTTTAATATCAATGGGCTTGCCTAGGGACATGACAATGGAACAATTTAATGAACTGGTGGAAGGTATTTTAGATGCCTGTACCTACTATGAAACTCCTTTAATTGGAGGAGACACCAATGAATCTCCTCAAATAGTTTTAAATGGAACTGCACTGGGTGAAGTAAACAATGAAAAGGTTTTAATGAAGAAAACCCCACAGAAAGGAAATTTAATTGCAGTCACCGGGCCATTGGGGCTGGCCGCTGCAGGATTCGAGGTTTTACTCGCTGAGGATAATGATTCTCTCAAAAAAATAGAATTGCTTAAAGGAGAATTTGTGGAAAAAGCTGTAAATCATGCTCTGGAACCCCGGGCCAGAATTAAAGAGGGAATTATAGCATCGGAATCAAAAATAGTAACTGCCTGCACAGATATAACTGATGGCCTCGCCAGTGAACTTTATGAAATGCTAAAACCAGAGAATACTATTGGAATTAGAATATACGAGGATAAAATACCATCTCACTCCTTAGTGGAAGAAGTGGGAAAGATTACTGGAAAAAAACTCCATCAAATGACTTTGTACTATGGGGAAGATTTTGAACTGCTTTTAACTGTAAAAAAAGATGAAATTGGGGTATTAAAGAATCTAATGAATGTTTATGTGATAGGAGAAGTCACTGATTCTGCTCATGTAGAAATAGTAGATAAAGATGGAAAAACAAGTATTTTACCACCTGGAGGCTATCAGCATTTGGGGGGATAA
- the cfbA gene encoding sirohydrochlorin nickelochelatase — protein MDSNSSSKSKIGVLLVGHGSRLPYGEEVINGLANIYREQADYPVGVGFMNMNKPSIPSAINELSQAGVEKIIVTPVFLAHGVHTKQDIPHILGLDNGQENGHGHGHDHSHQNEEEEEIKFQGEIIYTEPLGSDPRLVEILKDRVNNSLN, from the coding sequence ATGGATTCAAATTCAAGCTCAAAAAGTAAAATTGGTGTATTATTAGTGGGACACGGAAGTAGACTACCCTATGGGGAAGAAGTAATTAATGGGTTGGCGAATATTTATCGGGAACAGGCAGATTATCCGGTGGGTGTTGGATTCATGAATATGAATAAGCCATCCATACCTTCTGCTATAAATGAATTGTCTCAAGCAGGGGTGGAAAAGATTATTGTCACTCCAGTCTTTTTAGCCCATGGTGTACACACTAAACAGGATATTCCACATATATTGGGTCTAGATAATGGCCAAGAAAATGGTCACGGTCATGGACATGATCACAGCCACCAGAATGAAGAAGAAGAGGAAATAAAATTCCAGGGAGAAATTATTTACACCGAACCATTGGGCTCTGACCCTCGTTTGGTTGAAATACTGAAAGATAGGGTTAATAATTCTCTAAACTAA
- a CDS encoding Zn-ribbon domain-containing OB-fold protein → MSDTVRAWRHIPQRYNLIGSKCAQCGTVFFPSRIICPECRRKGQLEDIQLTGKGKIFTYSVITTPTDEFKEIAPYVVAIVELEEGAKVTTQIVDCNPEDVKIGDEVEMVFRRIREEGKDGVISYGFKFKLKK, encoded by the coding sequence ATGTCAGATACTGTACGAGCATGGCGTCATATTCCACAGCGTTATAATCTAATAGGTTCTAAATGCGCACAATGCGGCACGGTTTTTTTCCCAAGTCGTATCATATGCCCGGAATGTAGGAGAAAAGGGCAACTGGAAGATATACAATTAACCGGAAAAGGTAAAATTTTTACTTACTCCGTCATTACCACACCCACTGATGAATTCAAGGAAATAGCACCTTATGTGGTAGCTATAGTTGAATTAGAAGAAGGAGCAAAAGTCACTACTCAAATAGTGGATTGCAATCCGGAAGATGTTAAAATCGGCGATGAAGTGGAAATGGTATTTAGACGAATCAGAGAAGAAGGCAAGGATGGAGTGATTTCATATGGATTCAAATTCAAGCTCAAAAAGTAA
- the cobJ gene encoding precorrin-3B C(17)-methyltransferase, with protein MISIIGIGPSPKDITLRALESIEKAEVVIGYKKYIDSIEDLLNGKEVIKKGMGDEIARVEMAIQKHLDGKQVALISSGDPGIFGMANVFFQLAGKYSGIQFEIVPGVTAANYGASLLGAPLHDFAVISLSDILTPLSEIKRKIKHAALGGMVIALYNPISKTRKSPFREAIKILMNTINPATTVGFVKSSSQPPQITVTTLENLEEDQIDMSTIIIIGNSTTYVENGQMITPRGYVVKQPIHPLSKEFYEKFLNGENIDGHNRSCEYYPCHHHPQNCTFCYCPFYPCGDASTGGHWIKDKGLWSCQDCEWIHQDATVNCIMEKLPEILDDVEDLKKKKKDLLKLRRECIFKTSQI; from the coding sequence ATGATTAGTATTATAGGCATAGGACCTTCACCTAAGGATATAACTCTGAGGGCATTGGAATCTATAGAAAAAGCGGAAGTAGTCATTGGATATAAAAAGTACATTGATTCGATTGAAGACTTATTAAATGGAAAAGAAGTTATTAAAAAGGGAATGGGTGATGAAATCGCCCGAGTAGAAATGGCCATTCAAAAGCATCTGGATGGTAAACAAGTAGCATTAATCAGTTCTGGGGATCCTGGAATTTTTGGCATGGCCAATGTTTTCTTTCAATTAGCTGGAAAATATAGTGGTATTCAATTCGAAATCGTTCCTGGGGTTACAGCAGCTAACTATGGTGCTTCTTTATTAGGAGCACCGCTACACGACTTTGCAGTTATTAGCTTGAGTGACATATTAACTCCTTTAAGTGAAATAAAGCGTAAAATTAAGCATGCTGCACTAGGAGGCATGGTTATAGCTTTGTATAACCCTATCAGCAAAACCCGAAAATCACCATTTCGAGAAGCTATTAAAATACTTATGAATACTATAAATCCTGCCACTACGGTTGGATTTGTTAAAAGTAGTTCTCAACCACCTCAAATCACAGTTACAACTCTAGAAAACCTAGAAGAAGATCAAATTGACATGTCAACCATAATAATTATTGGTAATTCTACTACCTATGTAGAAAATGGACAGATGATCACTCCCCGAGGATATGTGGTTAAACAACCAATCCACCCTCTTTCAAAAGAGTTTTATGAGAAATTTCTGAATGGAGAAAATATAGACGGGCATAATAGGTCATGTGAATACTATCCCTGCCATCATCATCCTCAAAACTGCACATTTTGCTACTGTCCTTTCTACCCTTGCGGGGATGCTTCAACAGGAGGCCATTGGATCAAAGACAAGGGTTTATGGAGCTGTCAGGACTGTGAGTGGATTCACCAAGATGCTACAGTTAACTGTATAATGGAAAAACTACCTGAAATCTTAGATGATGTTGAAGACCTTAAAAAGAAGAAAAAAGATCTCTTAAAACTGCGAAGGGAATGTATTTTTAAGACTTCTCAAATATAA
- a CDS encoding DNA-directed DNA polymerase II small subunit, with amino-acid sequence MSQNILLKFADAGILVNEVAYDKINLLDDPVHISSSLITDLVGKGIKKRDLVILTGEMLDRFLEKEGIISQVKISSSEPNSTNFDSSLKLESRIENLENPEIDTEYSSLGNYSPEIDLVTESVSEADIQSLNIPSNVEFNFEIIQDTSKKSYTSGDIKDMISYFNSRYEKIKGILSKRRELKGSISITDIFQTKDEVKIIGMVKDFRTTKNGHKILEIEDETGEISVLVHNDNHKLFEKSETIVRDEVIGIIGIRKGNLFISSEIIHPGVPRIEEKPMNFSAVFISDVHIGSLNFLEDVFEKFIKWINCEFGSPEQIEIAKDVKYLLVAGDIVDGIGVYPNQDDDLNIKDITRQYEEAARLFGQIRSDIKIIFAPGNHDASRLAEPQPAVPEEYAKALYNLKNAEFVSSPAIVSLDGIKTLIYHGNSFLDITMSIKGLSQERSDIIMKELLEKRHLAPIYGERTPLASEIEDYLVMEDIPHIFHTGHVHINSYKNYKGVHMINSGTFQSQTDFMKRLNIVPTCGEVPVIQRGEFKLLKFSE; translated from the coding sequence ATGAGTCAAAATATTCTACTTAAGTTTGCTGATGCCGGAATTTTAGTTAATGAAGTTGCTTACGACAAAATTAACTTATTAGACGATCCTGTTCACATTTCTTCTTCATTAATTACAGATCTAGTTGGAAAAGGAATAAAAAAAAGAGATCTTGTAATTTTAACTGGAGAAATGTTAGATCGTTTTTTAGAAAAAGAAGGTATAATAAGCCAAGTAAAAATTTCAAGTTCGGAACCTAACTCCACAAACTTCGATTCTAGTTTAAAATTGGAATCAAGAATAGAAAACCTGGAAAACCCAGAAATTGACACAGAATATTCTTCATTAGGTAATTATTCACCGGAAATTGATTTAGTTACTGAATCTGTTTCTGAAGCAGATATCCAGTCATTAAATATTCCAAGTAATGTGGAATTTAATTTCGAGATTATTCAAGATACTAGTAAGAAATCTTACACCAGTGGAGATATTAAGGATATGATTTCTTATTTTAATAGTAGATATGAGAAAATTAAAGGCATATTATCAAAAAGAAGGGAATTAAAAGGTTCTATCTCAATTACAGACATTTTTCAAACAAAAGATGAAGTTAAAATTATTGGAATGGTAAAAGATTTCCGAACTACTAAAAATGGGCATAAAATACTGGAAATAGAAGATGAAACGGGTGAAATCAGTGTTTTAGTACATAATGATAATCACAAGCTATTTGAAAAGTCGGAAACCATTGTTAGGGATGAAGTTATTGGCATTATAGGAATTAGAAAAGGAAATTTATTTATTTCTTCAGAAATTATTCATCCGGGAGTTCCAAGAATTGAAGAAAAACCCATGAATTTTTCTGCTGTTTTTATATCTGATGTTCATATAGGAAGCCTCAACTTTTTGGAAGATGTATTTGAAAAATTTATAAAATGGATTAATTGTGAATTTGGAAGTCCTGAGCAAATTGAAATAGCTAAAGATGTTAAATATCTCTTGGTTGCAGGAGATATAGTAGATGGAATTGGTGTTTACCCAAATCAAGATGATGATCTTAATATAAAAGACATAACTCGACAATATGAAGAAGCAGCCCGCTTATTTGGTCAAATCAGGTCAGATATAAAAATAATTTTTGCACCGGGAAACCACGACGCATCAAGATTAGCTGAACCCCAGCCAGCAGTTCCAGAAGAATATGCTAAGGCTCTTTACAATCTTAAAAATGCTGAATTTGTAAGTAGCCCGGCCATTGTAAGTCTTGATGGTATAAAAACTCTTATTTATCACGGCAACAGTTTTCTTGACATTACCATGAGTATTAAAGGATTAAGTCAAGAGAGATCTGACATTATTATGAAAGAACTTCTTGAAAAAAGACATTTAGCGCCAATATATGGTGAAAGAACTCCGTTAGCTTCTGAAATAGAGGATTATTTAGTAATGGAAGATATCCCACATATATTCCATACTGGTCATGTCCATATTAACTCCTACAAAAACTACAAAGGAGTTCATATGATAAACTCCGGAACATTCCAGTCCCAAACCGATTTCATGAAACGGCTTAATATAGTTCCTACTTGTGGAGAAGTTCCAGTGATTCAAAGGGGCGAATTCAAGCTTTTAAAATTTAGTGAATGA